From Haloglomus litoreum, the proteins below share one genomic window:
- a CDS encoding histidine phosphatase family protein, with protein MTTAVVVRHGQTDWNSEGRMQGWAPVPLNERGREQAVAAGEYLAGEYDVDRAVCSDLLRTRETAARLCDPLGLDPAGERVEYTRAWRERDLGVYQGLTYADIYERFPEFGLGEAAVRAASETPEGGESLLALRERVLTGWADLLDAADGDETVLVVTHGGPIHLLLGHVKALDVREAFLEHSMANCGITVLEHPPEASVADTAEAVAVVDENVTEWAG; from the coding sequence ATGACCACGGCCGTCGTCGTCCGGCACGGACAGACCGACTGGAACAGCGAGGGTCGGATGCAGGGCTGGGCGCCGGTGCCGCTGAACGAGCGGGGCCGCGAGCAGGCCGTCGCCGCGGGCGAGTACCTCGCCGGGGAGTACGACGTCGACCGGGCGGTCTGTTCGGACCTCCTGCGGACGCGAGAGACCGCCGCGCGCCTCTGTGACCCGCTCGGCCTCGACCCGGCCGGCGAGCGCGTCGAGTACACGCGGGCCTGGCGCGAGCGCGACCTCGGGGTCTACCAGGGACTCACCTACGCCGACATATACGAGCGGTTCCCGGAGTTCGGGCTGGGCGAGGCCGCGGTGCGGGCCGCCTCGGAGACACCCGAGGGCGGCGAGTCGCTGCTGGCCCTGCGCGAGCGCGTGCTGACGGGGTGGGCCGACCTGCTCGACGCGGCCGACGGCGACGAGACGGTGCTGGTCGTCACGCACGGTGGCCCCATCCACCTCCTGCTGGGCCACGTCAAGGCCCTCGACGTGCGCGAGGCCTTCCTCGAGCACTCGATGGCCAACTGTGGCATCACCGTGCTGGAGCACCCGCCCGAGGCATCGGTCGCGGACACGGCCGAGGCCGTCGCGGTGGTCGACGAGAACGTGACCGAGTGGGCCGGATGA
- a CDS encoding hydantoinase B/oxoprolinase family protein gives MSIENERVAGEKRRVREDGDEIGWDGRSLQEMLRETEALTEETGRYRGLERLEMKEESRFEYERLYSRLRGALVSARETALHVSASPIVREIGELCFQIYTPEGDSIAVSTGIIVHVHTGSLAIKWMIEQDYEHDRGIEPGDIFCNNDNDLGNVHTTDVHTIVPIFHDGELVAWADGVTHEIDIGGMSAGHTSPVHTRRFEDGIYATCEKVGKDDERFQDWKVRGERSTRTPQYWDLDEKCRIAGCHMIREAVHDIIDDVGAETFKQFTREAVEEGRQTMESRVQERLFPGTYQSTSFAAMPFEEEGWKPEQQRDHLIHLPVEMEVETDGTMSVDMEGASPQGDHSFNAAEGSMTGGLWVSMTQCLLHDGKVNDGSHIALDTNFPEGSITNPDDPQLSFHAPWGTIMPTFQSVWQNVSQGFFSRGFREEVVTGYSETSDTLQGGGTLMESMAQLIPDEVGDYYPIGPFDLSCQGLGASAVRDGLDWGYAMWNPESDMGDIEEWELTQWGTQYLSRQVKTDSAGHGKYRGGSGWEGVMTFMGNDEASLLKTAQPDVTFSVAGMSGGYPGSTKYAVRAHDTDLQARARQEEPYPVGDTPPGTFEEDIDGDIVRTERGTYFPKQFDNYDLVHFQMGGGPGWGDPLDRPVEKVVEDVEDQIFSPGTVEDVYGVVGEFDEDTLDFEIDEDATDEARERIRERRDAESMTYDEFFDQERQRVAEADVSDQVATMYEEVFDISEAFAEEFEAFWGTKGGLG, from the coding sequence ATGAGCATCGAGAACGAGCGCGTCGCGGGCGAGAAACGACGCGTCAGGGAGGACGGCGACGAGATCGGCTGGGACGGCAGGTCCCTGCAGGAGATGCTCCGCGAGACAGAGGCGCTGACCGAGGAGACTGGCCGTTACCGCGGGCTCGAGCGCCTGGAGATGAAAGAGGAGTCCCGCTTCGAGTACGAGCGGCTCTACTCCCGGCTCCGGGGCGCACTCGTCAGCGCCCGCGAGACCGCCCTGCACGTCTCGGCGTCACCCATCGTCCGCGAGATCGGGGAGCTGTGCTTCCAGATCTACACGCCCGAGGGTGATTCCATCGCCGTCTCCACGGGCATCATCGTCCACGTCCACACCGGCTCGCTCGCCATCAAGTGGATGATCGAGCAGGACTACGAGCACGACCGCGGCATCGAGCCCGGCGACATCTTCTGCAACAACGACAACGACCTCGGCAACGTCCACACCACGGACGTCCACACCATCGTCCCCATCTTCCACGACGGCGAGCTGGTGGCGTGGGCCGACGGCGTCACCCACGAGATCGACATCGGCGGGATGTCGGCGGGCCACACCAGTCCGGTCCACACCCGCCGGTTCGAGGACGGCATCTACGCCACCTGCGAGAAGGTCGGCAAGGACGACGAGCGCTTCCAGGACTGGAAGGTGCGGGGCGAGCGCTCCACCCGAACCCCGCAGTACTGGGACCTCGACGAGAAGTGCCGCATCGCGGGCTGTCACATGATCCGCGAGGCTGTCCACGACATCATCGACGACGTGGGGGCCGAGACGTTCAAGCAGTTCACCCGCGAGGCCGTCGAGGAGGGGCGCCAGACGATGGAGTCCCGCGTGCAGGAGCGCCTGTTCCCCGGGACCTACCAGAGCACGTCGTTCGCGGCGATGCCGTTCGAGGAGGAGGGCTGGAAGCCCGAACAGCAGCGCGACCACCTCATCCACCTGCCCGTCGAGATGGAGGTGGAGACGGACGGGACCATGTCCGTCGACATGGAGGGCGCCAGCCCGCAGGGCGACCACTCGTTCAACGCGGCCGAGGGGTCGATGACCGGCGGGCTGTGGGTGTCGATGACCCAGTGCCTGCTCCACGACGGGAAGGTCAACGACGGGAGCCACATCGCCCTCGATACCAACTTCCCCGAGGGCTCGATCACGAACCCGGACGACCCGCAGCTGTCGTTCCACGCGCCGTGGGGGACCATCATGCCGACGTTCCAGTCGGTCTGGCAGAACGTCTCGCAGGGCTTCTTCTCGCGGGGCTTCCGCGAGGAGGTCGTCACCGGCTACTCCGAGACCTCGGACACCCTGCAGGGCGGCGGGACGCTGATGGAGTCGATGGCCCAGCTCATCCCGGACGAGGTGGGCGACTACTACCCCATCGGCCCGTTCGACCTCTCCTGCCAGGGGCTCGGCGCCTCGGCGGTCCGGGACGGTCTCGACTGGGGGTACGCGATGTGGAATCCAGAGTCCGACATGGGCGACATCGAGGAGTGGGAGCTCACCCAGTGGGGCACGCAGTACCTCTCCCGGCAGGTCAAGACCGATTCGGCCGGCCACGGCAAGTACCGCGGCGGCTCCGGCTGGGAGGGCGTCATGACGTTCATGGGCAACGACGAGGCGTCGCTGCTGAAGACGGCCCAGCCGGACGTGACGTTCTCCGTCGCCGGCATGAGCGGCGGCTATCCGGGGTCGACGAAGTACGCCGTCCGCGCACACGATACGGACCTGCAGGCGCGGGCGCGGCAGGAGGAGCCGTACCCGGTCGGCGATACGCCGCCCGGGACCTTCGAGGAGGACATCGACGGCGACATCGTCCGCACGGAGCGGGGCACCTACTTCCCCAAGCAGTTCGACAACTACGACCTCGTCCACTTCCAGATGGGTGGCGGTCCCGGCTGGGGTGACCCGCTGGACCGCCCCGTCGAGAAGGTCGTCGAGGACGTCGAGGACCAGATCTTCTCGCCCGGGACCGTCGAGGACGTCTACGGCGTCGTCGGCGAGTTCGACGAGGACACGCTCGACTTCGAGATCGACGAGGACGCGACCGACGAGGCACGCGAGCGCATCCGCGAGCGTCGTGACGCCGAATCGATGACCTACGACGAGTTCTTCGACCAGGAGCGACAGCGCGTGGCCGAGGCCGACGTGAGCGATCAGGTCGCCACGATGTACGAGGAGGTGTTCGACATCTCGGAGGCGTTCGCCGAGGAGTTCGAAGCGTTCTGGGGTACCAAAGGAGGGCTCGGATAA
- a CDS encoding acetone carboxylase subunit gamma yields MTEHGSQEETDRQQIAKLIEGELPWDELRNDVLPDPKDGQRFETTREIIQSKVGWDDPVLVPLNDKLYAVGTDDGRRVRCECGHDFCDLDEHWKEHARVRVREDVEEMEEIYPQHQTPHPEWTFQLREWFCPGCFAQVDVDAVPATYPVKRAFDPDIDAFYEEWLGKPAPDRRDGAAD; encoded by the coding sequence ATGACGGAACACGGCAGCCAGGAGGAGACGGACCGCCAGCAGATCGCGAAGCTCATCGAGGGTGAACTCCCCTGGGATGAACTCCGCAACGACGTGCTCCCGGATCCGAAGGACGGGCAGCGCTTCGAGACTACTCGGGAGATCATCCAGTCGAAGGTCGGCTGGGACGACCCCGTTCTCGTCCCGCTGAACGACAAGCTGTACGCCGTCGGCACCGACGACGGCCGACGGGTGCGGTGTGAGTGCGGCCACGACTTCTGCGACCTCGACGAGCACTGGAAGGAGCACGCCCGCGTCCGGGTCCGCGAGGACGTCGAGGAGATGGAGGAGATCTACCCGCAGCACCAGACCCCGCACCCGGAGTGGACGTTCCAGCTCCGCGAGTGGTTCTGTCCCGGCTGCTTCGCGCAGGTCGACGTCGACGCGGTGCCCGCGACCTACCCGGTCAAGCGGGCGTTCGACCCCGATATCGACGCCTTCTACGAGGAGTGGCTCGGGAAACCCGCGCCCGACCGGCGCGACGGGGCGGCGGACTGA